A stretch of DNA from Phaenicophaeus curvirostris isolate KB17595 chromosome 29, BPBGC_Pcur_1.0, whole genome shotgun sequence:
TCCCTGTCCCAGGGACCCCTGGGCAGCTGGCAGTGCCGCacaccctctcccctcccctctccttcagTCTCTCCAGCGGGGCAGGATTCTGGCCCACagaggtttttttggggggcttgTGGGCCATGTCCTCTGCATGTGGAACAGCGCATCAAGAGAGGACCTGGAGCCAGAAGCAATTCTCTGGAGAAGATCCCTCTGCCTCCCACACTGTGAGACAACCAGCCTCTCTGGGTCTTACCCACCATCTCTCTGACAATCTCTACTGCCCCTTTGAGCACAATAAATTTTTCCTGCATGCAAGTCAtgtctctctccctttctgtcCCAACTTGTAAAGATCCTTCACTCACGAGACTAAGAGTTTCAGCGAAGGTGAAATGGGGTTGGTGTTGGTAGAGAGAAGGTGCCGGCAGCAGTCAGGGCAGAGAGAACCTTTTGGTGGGGattgcaggagctggggaatgggccttcctctggacttaCTCCAACATGTCCAAGAACTTCTGATGCTGCCAGtcccagagctggcagcaggacTCCCGGTGGGGCCTCATGAGGGAacagtagaggggcagaatcctctctcTTGATATGCTGGACTTGCTTCTTTTGATAGAGCCCAGGACAGAGCTAACGGCCCATGATActtttggccttctgggctgcaagctctAGGTCACAATTCGGGAATTCCCAGTTAAATTTTTCCCATTGTGTACAACCTGTTTGGTCAAATCATGGTCTTCTGAGACCATGAAAAATAGGGGAATGCGAAGACTTCCAGGGCAAGGCTCATCAATACCGATTGCACCAATACCAGATAAGGAGGAGCACGTAGAGCCCAGACACAAATACTACTACCAGACTGAATAATTTTTTGAGAGGAGGTGGATAAATTGTCTGTGTGGGTGCAATTTCCCAGGGATTTCTTGGCTCCTGTGGTCCTCTTTATCTCCCCTGAGTCAACCATGTGTCTATATCCCTCTATTTAGTTATTCATTTTATCAGATCCAATGTCAAAGAGTTTTCGTTGAGAAGCCTTGGATTCAAACTTCAGCATGAGCCAAGGCTGGGCATCCAGATGGGAGATCCGATGCCCAAGCGGCTTCTTAGTGAAATCTTGGATTTGAGCCCTGGAGCAAACTGACTCTGGACACCTAGACAGGAACGTAAAGTGAACTGGGCATAAGCATTATGAAACTTTGAAGTCTCTGCTGAGTGCCAGAGGGAACGGAGTGTGCACATATAATCCTTTGGCTGTAAGTACATATAAGTCTTTAGATATAAAAACATCCACCTTGATAATCCCTCATACGTTTTGTCCGTGTGGTAAGTAGAAGTGTTACTTTATCAGCAAGCCCTATGAagtggtatttttatttaaatatcagctttatattaaaaaactgCATTTGCGACATGTTGTGAGAATGGAAACACCAGGTAAAAGATTGCGCTCTATGAAcataaaggtcttttcaaaacTTAAATATTCTATGTCTCTCTcaagctggaaagggaaaaataataagaagAGGGAGAAGTGGGAAATGAACTGGAtagggaagggaaatgggatgCCTCCACATTGTTTTTTCTCCCAGAGGTTCAAACAgtgcagtggagaaaaaaactgGCTGCAGCACTAAGAGGAATTGACCTTGAGTGGCCTCAACCCTTAGGGCTGCTGCCAGATCATGAGCAGAGAGACTGGAAGAGCAGAAACATCCTTCGGCTACAAGGCCCGTGGTCAGTCAGGGCcctggagctgagctgcaggagcgAGTGTGGCCAGAGCTGCCAGGGCTCTGCGCTCGCCCCAGAGGCAGCTCAGCCGCGCTCTGCTGGGGCTCAGACACTGCCCAGAGCCAGACTGAGGGGAAAGTGTGCAGGATGAGGGATCCCTGCAGCCCTCGCTGGGCCTGGAAAGGAACAACAGAGAGGCAGGTGTCGCATGCAGGATTGTTTTATTGCAGTGCAGGAAAGCACCAGCTAGGGAAagacagagcaggcagaggcagggagggtgtccctgtgtccttcaAGAGAGGTGTCCAGGGAGTGCAGCGTCTGTGGGTGAGGGTCTAGCAGGGCCCACAGGTGTCCCAGAGCTTCTTGCTGGAGCGCGGCAAGACgcaagggctgcaggcaggagaaaggTAGGGTCTGGCAGGGGTGCAGAGGCCCCCCGAGCCCAGCGTGGCCCCGGCCCCGTAgaggccccccagccccaggttgCCCCCAAAGGCGGGTGCTCCGGAGGAGCCCACCACGGCTTGctgggggaaggagctgaggatggggccGGGGAAGGTGACAACCACGGGCGGAGGCTGGATGAAGGCTGTGGAGTCGGGGCACTGGCGGGCACACAGCTCGTTGCAGCTCTCAGCGATGGGCTGGGGCACGGCCACGCCGGTTTTTGGTGCGCACACGTCGTAGCAAGACATCTttggctgagagagatggggctGAAAGAGATGGACACAAGGAGAGGAGTTATGATTCAGGAGGAGATGCCCTGGCAAAGAACACTGTTCCTACGACTACCCTGGAGCGGAGCAGCAAAGCCACCACCTTTCCTACGGCTCCTGCTTTGCCCAGCCAGACCCCCTCACCACCCTGATCTCCACAAACCCTCCCCCGGAGCCTGTGCAGGACCTGGCTCTGCCTGTCCCACACTCAGGGCTCTTCTttctcccagcccagctcagccctcCGTGCCCGGCCAAGGCTGCAGCCAGCGCAGCCGCTGctgtcccagctctcctggccaGGGACGCCCCACGCCGGCCCCTGCCAGAGGAGACCCAGAGCCACAGGCACCCACCTCCCCTTGTCCTGAGCAGAGCGAGGCAGGAGTGCTGGATGCCAGGGCTCCCCAAGGGCAGCGCTTTTATGCAGGGCTGGCGATGACGGGGAGGATCTGGCCCTGCTGGGGGCAcgtggctgctgctggccaagcccctgcctcctccctgagTGGCACCAGCCTCTTCTGCTGACTCTCTTTCCTCCCCAAGCCCAAGCCGCTGGATCAGCCCCTGCAATTACCCTGCTGGGACGCTTGTCAGCACACACCTAATAGGCCAAATTACCCCCACTGTCTTTTCATTATCTCGCTGGGTAAGAGGATTCGCAGTGTGACAGAGGGTGACTGCAAGCACCTCTCATGCCATAGATCTTCCCCAAGGGCTTGGCCCTGTCG
This window harbors:
- the LOC138732098 gene encoding scale keratin-like, whose product is MSCYDVCAPKTGVAVPQPIAESCNELCARQCPDSTAFIQPPPVVVTFPGPILSSFPQQAVVGSSGAPAFGGNLGLGGLYGAGATLGSGGLCTPARPYLSPACSPCVLPRSSKKLWDTCGPC